The DNA sequence CATCAAGCAGGACTCGCGCAACGCCCGCGCCTTTGCCCAGCTGTTTCAGCGCTGGCAGCCCGACGTGTACGTGGACACCCACACCTCCGACGGGGCCGACTACCAGTACACGATGACGCTGATTGCCACCCAGAAGGACAAGCTGCATCCGGTGCTCGGCCAGTACCTGACGGGTCGCCTGCTGCCGGCGCTGTACGGCGGCATGGACAAGCGCAAGTCGCCGATGACGCCCTACGTCGACTTCGAGGGCCGCACGCCCGACGCCCGGGGGTTGCAGGGCTTTCTGGAAACGCCGCGCTACTCGACCGGCTACACCACCCTGTTCAACACCATCGGCTTCGTGACCGAAACCCACATGCTGAAGGCCTACACGCCCCGGGTGCGGGCCCAGTACGACTTCCTGGACCTGCTGATCCGGGCGGTGCACCAGGATGCGCCGGCCCTGGCCCAGGCCCGCACCCAGGCCGCCCAGCAGCTTGCGGTCCAGACGCAGTTTCCCTTGGCCTGGCGGCTGGATACCACGGCGGTGGAGAAAATCAGCTTCCGGGGCTACGAGGGCAAAACCAAGCCCAGCGCGGTGAGCGGGCAGCCCCGCCTGTGGTACGACCGGCAGGCGCCCTACACCCGCACGATTAACTACTACAACACCTTCCGGCCCACCGTGAGCGTAACGCGGCCCCAGGCTTATCTTATTCCGCAGGCCTGGGGCGAGGTAGTGGAGCGCCTGCGCCTGAATGGCGTGCAGCTGCGCCGCCTCACCCGCGACACGACTTTGACCACGGAGGTCTACTACATTGCCGACTACAAAACCGGGCCCCGGCCCTACGAGAGTCACTACCTGCACAGCCAGGTAGAGCTGCGCGCCGAGCAGCAGCCCCTCACCTTCCGCCGCGGCGACTACGTGGCCTCCCTCGACCAGCCCGCCGCCCGCTACCTCGTCGAAACCCTGGAGCCGCAGGCCACCGACTCGTTTTTCGCCTGGGGCTTCTTCGACGGGATTCTGCAGCAAAAGGAATATTTTTCCGACTACGTGTTCGAAGACGTGGCCGCCGAGCTGCTCCAGCGCGACCCGGCCCTGCGGCAGCGCCTGGACAAGCTGCGGGCCGCCAACCCGGCCTTTGCCGCCAGCGGTGCCGCCCAGCTCGGCTTCGTCTACCGCCAGTCGCCCAACTACGAAAAGTCGCACCTGCGCTACCCGGTGGTGCGCTGGCAGGGCGGCGCTTTGCCTCTGGAGTGAGTTGTCAGTTGCTCGTTGTTAGTGGTCAGGTCGTTCTTGAGACTTTTTAACCTACGCCGAGCAACTGCCATCAGCCTGACCTGACAACTGACAACCAACACCTAACAACTACAGAATGGCTGTTCTCAAGCTCGACAATCTTTCCAAGCGCTACGGCGGCACTACCGCCCTGAAGGGCCTGAGCCTGCAGGTGGAGGAAGGCAGCGTGTACGGTTTGCTGGGACCCAATGGCAGCGGCAAAACCACCACCCTGGGCCTGGCCCTGGGCGTGCTGCGGGCCGATGCCGGCTCGGTCAGCTGGTTTGGCCAGCCTTTGTCGGGCCAGACCAAGCGCCGCGTGGGCGCGTTGCTCGAAACGCCCAACTTCTTTCCCTACCTCTCGGCCCGCCAGAACCTGCTGCTGGCCGCCGACGTGAAGCACGCCGACCCCGGCACCGTGGCCACCGCCCTGGACCTGGCCGGCCTCACCGCCCGCCAGCACGACCCATTCCGCAGCTTTTCGCTGGGCATGAAGCAGCGCCTGGCCCTGGCCTCCACCCTGCTCGGCACCCCCGACGTGCTGGTGCTCGACGAGCCCACCAACGGCCTCGACCCCCAGGGCATTGCCGAAGTCCGGGAGCTGATTCAGCGCCTGGCCGGGCAGGGCAAAACCATCCTTATTGCCAGCCACCTGCTCGACGAAATCGAGAAGGTGTGCACCCACGTGGCCGTGCTGCAGCGCGGCGAGCTGCGCGCGGCCGGCCCGGTCAGCAGCATCCTGGCTTCTTCCGACCGGGTGGTGCTGCGCGTGGAGCCCGATCTGAGCCCGGCCTCCTTGCTGCACGCCCTGAGCCAGCTGCCCTGGGTGAGCGACGTGCGCCCCGAAACCGGGGGCGGCCACAGCGCCGCCCTGGCCCCCGGCCACTCGGCCGCCGAGCTAAACCGGGCCCTGTTCGCCAGCGGCGTGGTGCTGGCCGGCCTCGAAGTGCGCCACCGCAGCCTCGAAGCCCAATTCCTGGAACTCACGAAGTGAATTAGTGACTAAGCGACTTAGTGAGTTGTCGCTTAAGCAGCTCCTCCCGAATATAAAACTCACTAAATCACTAACTCACTAACTCACACATGTTATTTCGCGCTGAACTACGTAAGATTTTGCCCTACCGCACCGTGTGGGTTATTCTGGGGCTGTACGTGCTGCTGCTGGCGGGCTTCGTATCGGTGGGCGGCAGCGTGACGGTCAACGGGCAGCAGCTGGGCAACACGCTCTACGCCTTTCCCGCGCTCTGGCCCCGCCTGACCTACATGGCCAGCTACTTCAACCTGCTGCTGGGCATCACGCTCATTATTCTGATTACCGACGAGTTTCAGTTCCGCACTTTCCGCCAGCAGGTCATTGACGGCAGCTCGGTGGCGGGCCTGGTGCAGGGCAAGCTGGCCGTGTCGGGTTTGCTGGCCCTTTTCGGCATGCTGGGCGTGCTGGGCGTGGGGCTGTTTTTTGGCCTCACCCGCTCGCCCGAAACCGTGGGCCGCGCCGCCGAAACCCTGGGCACGGTGCTGCTCTACGGCCTGCAGGCCCTGGGCTACCTGTCGGTGGCGGCGCTGGTGGGCTTTCTGCTGCGCAAGG is a window from the Hymenobacter aquaticus genome containing:
- a CDS encoding M14 family zinc carboxypeptidase; protein product: MLAFLLTTLLAVSGPAAPAADWRTPFEKGNGNTTTTHAECIAYYQRLDAAYPEITLREAGTTDIGQPLHEVVVSLDGDADPVSVRRKNRRVVFIQNGIHPGEPEGIDAAMMLARDYVQKKELRRQLADVTLVIIPIYNVDGALVRNSTTRANQNGPESYGFRGNARNLDLNRDYIKQDSRNARAFAQLFQRWQPDVYVDTHTSDGADYQYTMTLIATQKDKLHPVLGQYLTGRLLPALYGGMDKRKSPMTPYVDFEGRTPDARGLQGFLETPRYSTGYTTLFNTIGFVTETHMLKAYTPRVRAQYDFLDLLIRAVHQDAPALAQARTQAAQQLAVQTQFPLAWRLDTTAVEKISFRGYEGKTKPSAVSGQPRLWYDRQAPYTRTINYYNTFRPTVSVTRPQAYLIPQAWGEVVERLRLNGVQLRRLTRDTTLTTEVYYIADYKTGPRPYESHYLHSQVELRAEQQPLTFRRGDYVASLDQPAARYLVETLEPQATDSFFAWGFFDGILQQKEYFSDYVFEDVAAELLQRDPALRQRLDKLRAANPAFAASGAAQLGFVYRQSPNYEKSHLRYPVVRWQGGALPLE
- a CDS encoding ABC transporter ATP-binding protein: MAVLKLDNLSKRYGGTTALKGLSLQVEEGSVYGLLGPNGSGKTTTLGLALGVLRADAGSVSWFGQPLSGQTKRRVGALLETPNFFPYLSARQNLLLAADVKHADPGTVATALDLAGLTARQHDPFRSFSLGMKQRLALASTLLGTPDVLVLDEPTNGLDPQGIAEVRELIQRLAGQGKTILIASHLLDEIEKVCTHVAVLQRGELRAAGPVSSILASSDRVVLRVEPDLSPASLLHALSQLPWVSDVRPETGGGHSAALAPGHSAAELNRALFASGVVLAGLEVRHRSLEAQFLELTK
- a CDS encoding ABC transporter permease, giving the protein MPYRTVWVILGLYVLLLAGFVSVGGSVTVNGQQLGNTLYAFPALWPRLTYMASYFNLLLGITLIILITDEFQFRTFRQQVIDGSSVAGLVQGKLAVSGLLALFGMLGVLGVGLFFGLTRSPETVGRAAETLGTVLLYGLQALGYLSVAALVGFLLRKGGPAFLGFLLYCWIVEPLLRLTTPDEVDRYFPVKIFDSLTPTPGQELLSTLTGPSSALLPTQAAPLAVVYIGLCWLLTYLLLRSRDL